A single window of Caldicellulosiruptor bescii DSM 6725 DNA harbors:
- a CDS encoding HD domain-containing phosphohydrolase, whose translation MELRFKMLVLTLIIAFLPTTIVAMYVMNNVIPQYEKITYDYFVNKQQQTLERITQKIFDDMSNIAKEYAIWNELYRAVLTKDEKTINFYWTSWLYQKPYNFSLIIGFSKEGSIISYHSPFGNIKSSDSTKVFHVFKKVTSTVYPSNSINLIPVERGFLKINDKVFAFVCSPVLDDKDLTKPVAGALFLARDIDEFVALIQPYMVDRIYFVDKTNVSTEENLLKNHVELFDIDGYRIGTLVINYNERTLVNIKRHFEKLLIITFLFLIALTLLIAFLGGVYLTRKVIQLEDYAISLFSGINGDVTTPKPTVKKEGRFKNVELILEYFSNEIKSKISILKQQDKLLKELFEKEKRNFEGAIKLLISIIEMKDPYTKGHAERVMKYSKKIGEKLSSKGYKIDLFDLEIAAYLHDIGKIVIPESILNKPDKLTQEEYSIVKRHSLDGYNILSNIEYFDNIKEIILYHHENVDGSGYPLGIKGDKIPLESKIISVADVFDALTTDRPYRSAFSEEKALEIIKEDVGKKFDPEVFEAFLSVLKEEKILNSVEMKIDG comes from the coding sequence GTGGAGCTGAGATTTAAAATGCTTGTTCTTACACTGATAATAGCGTTTTTACCAACAACAATTGTCGCTATGTATGTAATGAACAACGTAATTCCTCAGTACGAAAAAATTACCTATGATTACTTTGTAAACAAACAGCAACAAACATTAGAGAGGATAACTCAAAAGATTTTTGATGATATGTCAAACATAGCAAAAGAATATGCTATTTGGAATGAACTTTACAGAGCTGTTTTGACAAAAGATGAAAAGACAATCAACTTTTACTGGACAAGCTGGTTATACCAGAAACCTTACAATTTCTCACTAATAATTGGTTTTTCGAAAGAGGGGAGTATTATTTCGTATCACTCTCCATTTGGGAATATTAAAAGCTCTGATAGCACAAAAGTATTCCATGTATTTAAAAAAGTAACAAGCACAGTTTACCCTTCTAATAGTATAAATTTAATACCTGTTGAAAGAGGTTTTCTTAAAATAAATGATAAGGTATTTGCCTTTGTATGTTCGCCTGTTTTGGATGACAAAGATTTAACAAAACCTGTTGCTGGAGCACTTTTTCTGGCAAGGGATATTGATGAGTTTGTGGCTTTGATTCAGCCTTACATGGTGGATAGAATATATTTCGTGGATAAAACAAATGTATCTACCGAAGAAAACCTTCTTAAAAATCATGTTGAGCTATTTGATATTGATGGTTATAGGATAGGAACACTTGTAATCAATTATAATGAAAGAACACTTGTGAATATAAAAAGACACTTTGAAAAACTACTTATTATTACATTTTTGTTTCTCATAGCTTTGACTTTACTTATTGCATTTTTAGGGGGAGTATATCTTACAAGAAAAGTTATTCAACTTGAAGATTACGCTATTTCTCTATTTTCTGGCATAAACGGTGATGTAACCACTCCAAAACCAACCGTAAAGAAAGAGGGAAGGTTTAAAAATGTAGAGCTTATTTTGGAATATTTTTCAAACGAAATAAAAAGCAAGATTTCGATATTAAAGCAGCAGGATAAACTATTGAAAGAATTGTTTGAAAAGGAGAAGAGAAACTTTGAAGGAGCGATAAAACTTTTAATATCTATTATTGAAATGAAAGACCCTTACACTAAAGGACATGCAGAAAGGGTTATGAAATACAGCAAGAAAATTGGAGAAAAACTGTCTTCAAAGGGATATAAAATAGACCTGTTTGACTTAGAAATTGCCGCATATCTTCACGATATTGGCAAGATTGTAATTCCGGAAAGTATCTTAAACAAACCTGACAAGCTCACGCAAGAAGAATATTCAATAGTCAAAAGACATTCATTGGATGGTTATAACATTCTTTCAAACATTGAATATTTTGATAATATAAAAGAGATTATTTTGTACCATCACGAAAATGTAGATGGAAGTGGCTATCCGCTGGGGATAAAAGGAGACAAAATTCCCCTTGAGTCAAAGATAATCTCTGTTGCAGATGTATTTGATGCTCTTACCACAGACAGACCTTACCGCAGTGCTTTTTCAGAGGAAAAGGCATTAGAGATTATAAAAGAAGATGTTGGTAAGAAGTTTGACCCTGAAGTTTTTGAGGCGTTTTTGAGTGTGCTTAAAGAGGAAAAAATCTTAAATTCGGTAGAGATGAAGATAGATGGATAA
- a CDS encoding RNA-binding domain-containing protein, which translates to MDKYKLKMLLESDEGPKLDFKQSLSLETDGEKKELVKDVIAIANSRGGRGYIIFGVEDKTKRIVGIKDENISEEKIQQIISSRCDPPVSIKFEIVEYNDKKLGVLTIYKSSLRPHQMVQNGVFYIRRGSTTDVARREEIASMFEESGSVNFEMSIVRNANLNDLEPELISIFFKRSGISSEWDNLILLESFGIVQRDRENNNLYPTLAGILVFGKYPERFLPSAYLTIEFFDQIQIICGNIYSIIKKTINFFTQKYPQKDLWALFEAIGNALVHRDYYDLARCTAVKISERSIEVANPGCLLESNMIFSMGREIIPRRRNPWIYQKMIILDDNNLFLKAGKGISRIRKTYSNVKIININSQNTFKIILPPIDKL; encoded by the coding sequence ATGGATAAGTACAAGCTTAAAATGCTACTTGAGTCTGATGAGGGACCGAAACTTGATTTTAAACAGTCTCTTTCGCTTGAGACAGATGGTGAAAAGAAAGAGCTTGTAAAAGACGTCATTGCCATTGCAAATTCAAGAGGTGGAAGGGGCTATATCATCTTTGGGGTTGAAGATAAGACAAAAAGAATTGTTGGAATTAAAGACGAGAACATCTCTGAAGAAAAAATTCAGCAAATAATCTCAAGTAGGTGTGACCCACCTGTATCAATTAAATTTGAGATTGTAGAGTACAATGATAAAAAACTTGGCGTACTCACAATATACAAAAGCAGTCTAAGACCTCATCAGATGGTTCAAAACGGCGTGTTTTATATAAGACGTGGGTCAACAACAGACGTTGCAAGAAGAGAAGAGATAGCTTCCATGTTTGAAGAAAGCGGCAGCGTCAATTTTGAGATGTCTATTGTAAGAAATGCAAATTTAAATGACCTTGAACCTGAGCTAATCTCTATATTTTTTAAAAGAAGTGGCATCTCATCCGAGTGGGATAACTTAATTTTGCTTGAAAGTTTTGGGATTGTCCAAAGAGATAGAGAAAATAATAATCTTTATCCTACCTTAGCAGGTATTCTTGTGTTTGGAAAATATCCAGAGAGATTTTTGCCGTCAGCGTATTTGACAATTGAATTTTTTGACCAAATTCAGATTATTTGTGGTAACATATATAGTATAATCAAAAAGACTATAAATTTTTTTACTCAGAAATATCCTCAGAAGGACCTGTGGGCTTTGTTCGAAGCAATTGGAAATGCACTTGTTCACAGGGATTATTATGACTTGGCAAGATGCACGGCAGTCAAGATTAGTGAGAGAAGCATTGAAGTTGCAAATCCTGGATGTCTTCTTGAGAGCAATATGATATTTAGTATGGGTAGGGAAATTATACCAAGACGTCGGAATCCGTGGATTTATCAAAAGATGATAATTTTAGATGACAATAATCTCTTTTTGAAAGCTGGCAAGGGAATATCAAGGATAAGAAAAACATATTCAAATGTGAAGATTATAAATATAAACTCACAGAATACATTTAAAATAAT